A window of Candidatus Aminicenantes bacterium genomic DNA:
TTATATAGGTTAGACAGATCGCGGCCAAGCGCGGGCAGATAGCGACGACAGGAAGCAAGGTCCCCACGCCAAGGGCTCGGGACGACAATAGATAACATTAGCCGGATTGCCATGCCCCGCCTCCTCTGTTATTATTTGGGCTCAAAAAGCGCCCGCGCCGCCAAAAAGGAAGGACTCTCTCCATGATCGAGCGCTACACCAATCCCGAGATGGGCTCCCTCTGGAAGGACCAGAACCGCTACCGGACCTGGCTCCTCGTCGAGATCGCCGTCTGCGAGGCCTGGGCCAAGCTAGGCAAGATCCCGGCCGGAGCCCTGAAAACGATCAAGGCCAAGGCCGCTTTCGACGTGGAGCGGATCGACGCCATCGAGAAGGTCGTCAAGCACGACATCATCGCCTTCCTAACCTCGGTCAACGAGAAGGTCGGCCCGGACGGCCGCTTCATCCACATGGGCCTGACCTCCTACGACGTCGTGGATACGGCCCTGTCGATGATAATGCGGGAGTCGCTCCTCCTTGTCCGCAAGCGCCTGATCGAGCTTAAGAAGATTCTGCGGCGCGAGGCGATCAAGCACAAAAAGACCGTCTGCATGGGCCGGACCCACGGCATCCACGCCGAGCCGGTGACCTTCGGGTTCAAAGTGCTGGTCTGGTACGAGGAGATCAAGCGGCATCTCGATCGAGTGGACCGGGCTATCGATGTCATCTCGGTCGGCCGCATCTCGGGCTCGGTCGGGACCTACATCCACCTCAATCCCAAGGTCGAGGTGCTGGCCCTCAAAAAGCTCGGCCTCGCTCCCGCGCCCGTCTCGACCCAAGTGCTGCAGCGCGATCGCCATGCCGAAGTCGTCGGCGTGCTGGCCCTCGTCGCCACCTCGCTCGAGAAGTTCACCCTCGAGATCCGGCACCTCCAGAGGAGCGAAGTGCTGGAGCTCGAAGAGCCGTTCACCAAAGGCCAGAAGGGCTCGTCCTCGATGCCCCACAAGAAGAACCCGGTCCGCTGCGAGCGGATGGCCGGCCTGGCCCGGCTGATCCGCGGCAACGTGCAAGTGGCCTTGGAGAACATCCCCCTCTGGCACGAGCGCGACATCTCCCACTCCTCGGCCGAGCGGGTCATCCTGCCCGACTCCTTCCTCCTGACCGACTACATGCTGACCGAAGCCATCGACATCATCGGCCATTGGGTCGTCAACAAGGGCCGGATGCGCGCGAACATCGACGCCACCCACGGCCTGACCTTTTCCCAGAGCGTCCTGTTGGCCCTGACCCGCAAAGGCCTAAGCCGCGAGGACGCCTATCAGCTCGTCCAGCGAAACAGCCTCAAGACCTGGGCGGGGGTCGGCGACTTCCGGGACTTGGCCGCGGCCGATCCCGACATCGCCGCAGCGTTGACGCCGGACGAGCTCAAGGCCTGCTTCGCCATCGAACCGTATTTGGAAAAGATCGACTACATCTTCGAAAGGGTGCTTTCCCATGAAGGTTAGAATCCTCGTTTCGTTCAAGGACAGCGTTCTCGACCCCCAGGGCCAAACCGTCCGCAACGCCCTCCACACCCTCGGCTACGACGCGGTGCAGGACCTGCGGCAGGGCAAGGTCTTCGAGGTCGAGCTGGCCGGGGTGGACCGGGCCGCGGCCGAAAAGCTCGTGCCCGAGATCGCCGGCAAGGTCCTGGCCAACCCGATCATCGAGAAGTACACCTGGTCCGTGATCGAGGATTGAGGGGGCGGCCGTGAAGATCGGAGTCGTCCTCTTCCCCGGATCGAACTGCGATTTCGACACCATCCATGCCTTCAAAGAAGTGCTGGGCCTGCCGACCGTGCCGCTCTGGCACAAGGACCACGACCTGCAGGGTGTCGATGCGATCGTCCTGCCGGGCGGGTTCTCCTACGGCGACTACCTGCGGTCCGGGGCCATCGCCCGCTTCTCGCCGCTGATGCAGGAAGTGCGCGAGTTCGCGGCCAAGGGCAAGCCGGTCCTGGGCATCTGCAACGGGTTCCAAGTTCTGCTCGAGCTCGAGCTGCTGCCCGGGGCCATGATTCGCAACAAAAACCTCAAATTCCTCTGCCGCCACGTCACGATCCGGGTCGAGAACGAAAAGACGCGGTTCACGAAAAAGGCCAAAAAGGGGCAGATCCTGAACATCCCGATCGCCCACTTCGACGGCAACTATTACGCTCCGCCCGAAACGCTCAAGGCGATCGAGGCCGGCGGCCAGGTCGTGTTTCGCTATTGCGAACCGGACGGCTCGTTGAGCGAAGAGAGCAACGTCAACGGCTCGCTTGATGCGATCGCCGGGCTGGTCAACAAGGCCGGCAACGTCTGCGGCCTGATGCCCCACCCGGAGCGGGCTTCCGAAAAGATCCTCGGTAGCGAGGACGGCCGGGTCATCCTGGAATCGCTGATCGAGAGCCTTGGATGAGGTCCCCACGTCGCCGCTTCGCGCCTCCTCGGGATGACAACAAATCACCTGCTTTCGCAATGATAAGACACGAGCATCACCATGCACGATGACAAAACGCTCCGCCACCACAACGTGACCCGGGACGAGTACGCCCTGATCAGGAACCTGATCGGCGGGCGCGATCCCAACCTGACCGAGCTGGGCATCTTCTCGGCCATGTGGTCCGAGCATTGCAGCTACAAGAGCTCCAAGTTCTACCTGAAGAAGCTCCCGACCAAGGCCAAGAACGTCGTCCAGGGGCCGGGCGAGAACGCCGGCATCATCGACATCGGCGACGGGCAGGTCGTGGTCTTCAAGATCGAATCGCACAACCACCCCTCGTACATCGAGCCCTTCCAGGGCGCGGCGACGGGGGTTGGCGGCATCCTGCGCGACATCTTTACCATGGGCGCGCGGCCGATCGCCCTGATGGACTCGCTGCGCTTCGGCCCGCTCGACAATCCGAAGAACCGCTCGATCATGGAGGGGGTCGTCTCGGGCATCTCCTCCTACGGCAACTCCATCGGCGTACCGACGGTCGGGGGCGAGGTCGTCTTCGACGAATGCTATGCCCTCAATCCGCTGGTCAACGTCTTCTGCCTGGGCCTGGCCGACAAGGACAAGCTCTTCTTCGCCAAGACCGAGGCCGTCGGCAACGCGGTGCTCTATGTGGGCGCCAAGACGGGCCGGGACGGCATCCACGGCGCTTCGATGGCCTCGCAAGAGTTCGGCGAGGACACCGAGGCCAAGCGGCCCAACGTTCAGGTCGGCGACCCGTTCAAGGAAAAGCTCCTGCTCGAGGCCTGCCTGGAGGTCATGGACCGGCGCATCATCGTCGGCATCCAGGACATGGGCGCGGCGGGGCTGACCTGCTCGACGACCGAGATGCCGGCCAAGAGCGGGCAGGGCGTCGAGATCGACCTGGACAAGGTCCCCCAGCGCGAGAAAGGCATGACCCCGTACGAGATCATGCTCAGCGAGTCGCAGGAGCGCATGCTGATCGCCTGCCGGCCCGATCAAGTGAAAGCCGTCCAGGCCGCTTTCGCCAAGTGGGACCTGGACGCGGTCGAGATCGGCAAGGTCACGGGCGACGGCCAGCTCAAATGCCGGTTCCACGGCGAACAGGTCGTGGACATCCCCGTCTCGGCGGTCGTCGATCTGTGCCCGATCTACCAGCGGCCGTGGGAAGAGCCGAAGAAAGACGCGATCGCCGAGCTGACCGCCGGGGTCGCGGGCGGGATTGCCGTGCCGGCCGATCTGGGCGGGGCGCTCAAAGCCTTGCTGGCCTCCCCCACGATCGCCAACAAGCAGTGGGTTTACCGCCAATACGACCACATGGTTTTGGTGAACACCATGGTCCTGCCGGGCGCGGGCGCGGCGGTGCTGCGGATCAAAGGCTCCAAGAAGGGCCTGGCCATGACCCTGGACGGCAACGGGCTCTATACCCATCTCGACCCGCGGACGGGCGGCATGATCGCGGTCGCCGAGGCGTGCCGCAATCTAGCCTGCGTCGGGGCGCGGCCGATCGGTGTGACCAACTGCCTCAACTTCGGCAACCCGGAAAAGCCGGGCGTCATGGGGCAGTTCAAGGAGGCGATCGAGGGGTTGAGCGAGGCCTGCCTGGCCTTCGAGATCGCCGTCACGGGCGGCAATGTCAGCTTCTACAACGAGACCGAGGGCCTGCCGATCTTCCCGACGCCGGT
This region includes:
- the purS gene encoding phosphoribosylformylglycinamidine synthase subunit PurS, with product MKVRILVSFKDSVLDPQGQTVRNALHTLGYDAVQDLRQGKVFEVELAGVDRAAAEKLVPEIAGKVLANPIIEKYTWSVIED
- the purB gene encoding adenylosuccinate lyase, translated to MIERYTNPEMGSLWKDQNRYRTWLLVEIAVCEAWAKLGKIPAGALKTIKAKAAFDVERIDAIEKVVKHDIIAFLTSVNEKVGPDGRFIHMGLTSYDVVDTALSMIMRESLLLVRKRLIELKKILRREAIKHKKTVCMGRTHGIHAEPVTFGFKVLVWYEEIKRHLDRVDRAIDVISVGRISGSVGTYIHLNPKVEVLALKKLGLAPAPVSTQVLQRDRHAEVVGVLALVATSLEKFTLEIRHLQRSEVLELEEPFTKGQKGSSSMPHKKNPVRCERMAGLARLIRGNVQVALENIPLWHERDISHSSAERVILPDSFLLTDYMLTEAIDIIGHWVVNKGRMRANIDATHGLTFSQSVLLALTRKGLSREDAYQLVQRNSLKTWAGVGDFRDLAAADPDIAAALTPDELKACFAIEPYLEKIDYIFERVLSHEG
- the purL gene encoding phosphoribosylformylglycinamidine synthase subunit PurL, producing the protein MHDDKTLRHHNVTRDEYALIRNLIGGRDPNLTELGIFSAMWSEHCSYKSSKFYLKKLPTKAKNVVQGPGENAGIIDIGDGQVVVFKIESHNHPSYIEPFQGAATGVGGILRDIFTMGARPIALMDSLRFGPLDNPKNRSIMEGVVSGISSYGNSIGVPTVGGEVVFDECYALNPLVNVFCLGLADKDKLFFAKTEAVGNAVLYVGAKTGRDGIHGASMASQEFGEDTEAKRPNVQVGDPFKEKLLLEACLEVMDRRIIVGIQDMGAAGLTCSTTEMPAKSGQGVEIDLDKVPQREKGMTPYEIMLSESQERMLIACRPDQVKAVQAAFAKWDLDAVEIGKVTGDGQLKCRFHGEQVVDIPVSAVVDLCPIYQRPWEEPKKDAIAELTAGVAGGIAVPADLGGALKALLASPTIANKQWVYRQYDHMVLVNTMVLPGAGAAVLRIKGSKKGLAMTLDGNGLYTHLDPRTGGMIAVAEACRNLACVGARPIGVTNCLNFGNPEKPGVMGQFKEAIEGLSEACLAFEIAVTGGNVSFYNETEGLPIFPTPVLGIVGLIEDIDTVVGPGFKDEDDRIILIGETKDELGGTEYLKVVHGREDGVPPAVDLKRERAVHEVVLDAIKAGWVKSAQDPSDGGLAVCAAECAFHSKEKLGFEIDLDGVSAGTRVDAQLFGESQSRILVTAARENAIMIVGLAAERGVPAAVVGKVGGGAIRFKRRGETLVDVPVAAARELWMNAIPKYFAKR
- the purQ gene encoding phosphoribosylformylglycinamidine synthase subunit PurQ, encoding MKIGVVLFPGSNCDFDTIHAFKEVLGLPTVPLWHKDHDLQGVDAIVLPGGFSYGDYLRSGAIARFSPLMQEVREFAAKGKPVLGICNGFQVLLELELLPGAMIRNKNLKFLCRHVTIRVENEKTRFTKKAKKGQILNIPIAHFDGNYYAPPETLKAIEAGGQVVFRYCEPDGSLSEESNVNGSLDAIAGLVNKAGNVCGLMPHPERASEKILGSEDGRVILESLIESLG